Proteins found in one Aspergillus puulaauensis MK2 DNA, chromosome 8, nearly complete sequence genomic segment:
- a CDS encoding putative GTP binding protein (COG:S;~EggNog:ENOG410PMA3;~InterPro:IPR016024,IPR011989,IPR040144;~go_function: GO:0005096 - GTPase activator activity [Evidence IEA];~go_process: GO:0043547 - positive regulation of GTPase activity [Evidence IEA]) — protein sequence MNSNNHEVANQSPLYEVRDSRAQDIEGVLCPSLPEIFLESAQLPPATEPPDMAVLSLHEQGTLLHSVEDTLKEAELDSGTANFKDVPGVLLKLWHGQSEYLTQATEALANGSRNPSLRPVYGQTGILNFFLELIASKETIESSLILHCLRLIGNSCADTDENRATVVKDNYTFAILRQLQRPELIKVVIPVIYNLCVDFEPAQAQLAANKIVYILLKLVKDDAFQGNDTLLDYVYELLELVGEQDQGIANSPDGTISLLVASALKNESEQALSQYCCLANCMATYLNNNRFQDICISKRIVPDIVSVLKKSLFFNTPTSSDDAKALIQSQLKINQALAELSASPLFAEMYHLDDPLSQTLKSWLSSSEDQLQICACIMLGNLARSDDICVTMVKELQIHEELIAVLNSNAGGATLHSALGFLKNLAIAGDNKISIGEAGIIPAIARLWNYETAPQVQLAATSLARLLVNYSMENISRLLQPATTSAGVNENDGERTYLSLLLALFERSDSTPILTEIGRITASLCRTIIPKYKAGEQSDFSVDSLLDRLFTHHEGIASPLGAMITQTQWPVVRSEGWFALALLASTKTGAEAVINGLQKIDGFSLIEQTLSVEEPASDKEAGKYQWRKDRDNIVVLVQELLKNKPDTVDGSWNSRVQDLISQYVSKYLKRD from the exons ATGAACAGCAATAACCATGAAGTCGCAAACCAAAGCCCGTTGTATGAGGTCCGAGACTCTCGGGCCCAGGATATAGAAGGGGTGCTGTGTCCCTCGCTCCCCGAAATATTCCTAGAATCGGCACAATTACCTCCGGCAACAGAACCACCCGACATGGCAGTGTTGTCATTACATGAGCAAGGAACTCTTCTGCATTCTGTGGAAGATACGTtgaaagaagcagagctggACAGCGGCACGGCAAACTTCAAGGATGTGCCGGGAGTTTTATTGAAGCTCTGGCATGGCCAATCCGAGTACTTGACACAAGCCACCGAAGCTCTGGCAAATGGGAGCAGGAACC CTTCTCTTCGTCCTGTGTATGGCCAAACGGGCATTTTGAACTTTTTCCTTGAGCTTATAGCTTCGAAAGAAACCATCGAAAGCAGCCTTATTCTCCATTGTCTAAGGCTGATTGGAAACTCATGCGCTGACACAG ATGAGAATCGAGCTACTGTGGTGAAGGACAATTATACATTTGCCATCTTACGGCAATTACAGCGGCCGGAACTCATAAAAGTCGTGATACCTgttatatataacttatgTGTCGACTTTG AGCCCGCTCAGGCCCAGTTGGCGGCAAACAAGATAGTGTATATTCTTTTGAAGTTAGTCAAAGATGATGCGTTCCAGGGAAATGACACTTTGCTTGACTATGTTTACGAGCTTTTAGAGCTAGTGGGTGAACAAG ACCAAGGCATCGCTAACTCCCCGGATGGAACTATCTCACTTCTGGTAGCGTCTGCACTGAAAAATGAGTCCGAACAAGCTCTATCCCAATATTGTTGTCTCGCAAACTGCATGGCGACATATTTAAACAACAATAGATTCCAGGACATCTGCATATCAAAACGCATAGTTCCCGACATAGTATCAGTACTCAAAAAATCACTGTTTTTCAACACCCCAACCTCAAGTGACGATGCGAAGGCTCTCATACAGTCACAACTGAAAATCAACCAGGCGTTAGCAGAATTATCAGCGTCGCCGCTTTTTGCGGAGATGTACCACTTAGATGACCCCTTGTCACAAACGCTCAAATCGTGGTTGAGCAGCTCAGAAGACCAACTCCAAATATGCGCCTGCATTATGCTCGGTAATCTGGCTCGATCCGACGATATATGTGTGACAATGGTTAAGGAGCTGCAAATCCACGAAGAACTGATAGCTgttctcaacagcaacgcTGGAGGGGCAACTCTGCACTCGGCACTCGGCTTCCTCAAGAACCTGGCAATTGCTGGTGACAACAAGATCTCTATAGGCGAGGCTGGGATTATACCAGCTATCGCGCGACTCTGGAACTACGAAACTGCCCCCCAGGTTCAACTCGCAGCAACTAGCCTCGCCCGACTGTTGGTCAACTATTCCATGGAGAATATCAGTCGGTTACTGCAGCCCGCTACAACCTCTGCAGGAGTGAATGAAAATGACGGTGAACGAACGTACTTGTCGTTACTCCTTGCACTATTCGAAAGATCCGACTCGACCCCTATATTGACTGAAATCGGACGCATAACAGCATCCCTTTGTCGCACAATCATTCCCAAATATAAGGCTGGTGAACAGAGCGACTTCTCTGTTGATTCCCTTCTCGACCGTCTATTTACCCATCATGAGGGCATAGCATCCCCGCTTGGTGCTATGATAACGCAGACCCAATGGCCTGTTGTCCGGAGCGAGGGGTGGTTTGCTCTTGCACTTTTGGCGTCTACCAAGACCGGTGCTGAAGCAGTTATAAATGGCCTGCAAAAAATTGACGGGTTCTCATTGATTGAACAGACTCTGAGTGTTGAAGAGCCCGCTTCAGATAAGGAGGCGGGTAAATACCAATGGCGCAAAGACCGGGACAACATTGTCGTTCTCGTGCAAGAGTTACTAAAGAATAAG CCCGACACTGTTGACGGGTCTTGGAACTCCAGGGTCCAGGATTTAATAAGCCAATATGTCTCGAAGTATCTCAAACGGGATTAA